The genomic region GTGGCGTTCGCGGCGCTGGGCCTGGGCATCTCCTACGTGTCGGCGGCGGGCGCGGGAGGGGCGGGGCTGGCGGGCTTCGGGCGGACGACGGCGGGGCTGATCAACCTGGTGCTGCTGGTGTCGCCCCTGATGGCGCTGACGGCGGGCGCAGGGTCGATCGCGGGGGACCGCGAGCGGGGGATGCTGTCGTACCTGCTGAGCCAGCCGGTGACGCGGACCGAGCTGATGTTCGGCAAGTACCTGGGATTGGCGGGAGCGCTGCTGGCGTGCCTGTGCCTGGGGCTGGGGACGTGCGCCGCGGTGCTGGCGCTGAAGGGTGAGGCGACGCGGCCGGCAAGCATCGTGTGGCTGGCGGGGCTGGCGTTCGCGTTGTCGATGTCGATGCTGAGCGTGGGGATGCTGATCTCGGTGCTGGCGAGGAAGGCGTCGGTGGCGGTGGGCACGGCGATCTTCGCGTGGCTGACGCTGGTGTTCGTCACGGACCTGGGGCTGATGGCGGGCACGATGGCGCTGAAGCTGCGGATTGAGCAGCTGTTCACGCTGAGCCTGGTGAACCCGCTGCAGGTGTTCAAAATGTGGTCGCTGCACGCGGTGGACGCGACGCTGGATGTGCTGGGCCCGGCGGGGCTGTACGCCGCGGAGGAGTATGGATCGAGGCTGCACGCCATCTTCGGCGGGTGCCTGGGCGCGTGGATCGTGCTGCCGCTGGTTGTGTCCGCTGTCATCTTCTCACGGAGGTCGCCGCTATGAACCGTGTCACGCTGGGTGTGTTGCTGTGTGTGGGCGCGTGGGTGCTGCCGTCGTGCGTGAAGAACGACGCGGACGGTCCGCCGAACCTGCGGCTGGGGCGGGACGAGTGCGTTGAGTGCGGGATGATCATCAATGAGGACCGTTGCTCGAGCGCGATGGTCGTGAACAACGAGGGTGTGAAGGAGGCGAGGCTGTTCGATGACATCGGGTGCATGCTGGACTACGCCCATGAGCATGCGGACAAGGCAGAGCCGGCGGGGTTCGTGCACGACCATGGCACGCGTGGGTGGGTGAAGATGGACCAGGCGTGGTTCGTGCTCGCGGACGAGGAGAAGCTGAAGACGCCGATGGGGTCGGGGCTGGTGGCGTTTGCCGGCAGGGAAGAGGCCGAGAAGGCCGCGGCGGCTCACGGCGGGACGGTGATGGAGTATGCCAAGCTCTCGGCTGCGCGGCGGGCGTGGATGGAGGCGCGGTACGGCAGCCCGGAGCGGGCGCCAGCGGGTGGAGCGACAGGAGGTGGGAAGTGAACGCACGCACGGATTGCACGCTGACGCTCGGGCAGCTCGCGGCGACGCGGGCGGGCGCGATCCCGGTGTTCGAGCGGTATGGGTTGGATTACTGCTGTGGGGGTGGGCGGACGCTGCGGGAGGCGTGCGCCGCGGCCGAGCTCTCGCCGGATGCGGTGGTGCAGGCGATCCACGATGAGGAGCAGGAGCATCGGGGGATTCCGCGGGAGCGGCCGTGGACGGACGCGACGATGACGGAGCTGGCGGACCACATCGAGCGGACGCATCACGCGTTCGTGCGAGATGCGCTGGCGCGGCTGGCCAACATCATGCCGCGGGTGGTGGCGGCCCACGGGAAGAGCAACCCGGCCCTAGCGGAGCTGGCGGCGGTGTACGGGCAGTTCGCGGAGGAGATGCGGGACCACATGGTGCGGGAGGAGCGGGTGCTGTTCCCGTGGCTGCGGCGGCTGGAGCGGCCGACGGAGGTCCAGAGCGGCCCGCCGTGGAGCGTGCGGCGGCCGATCAGCTGCATGGTTCATGATCATGATGATGCGGGGGCGGCGTTGGCGCGGATGCGGGAGCTCACAGGCAACTACACGCCGCCGGAGGGTGCGTGCGCGACATACCGGTCGATGCTGTCGACGCTCGAGGCGCTGGAGCGGGACACGCACGAGCACATCCACAAGGAGAACAACATCCTGTTCCCGGCGGGGGTGCGGGCGGAGGACGAGGTTGCGGCACGGGCGGCGGCGAGGGCCGGTGGTAAGGGGGCGTCAACGTGATATACAAGCTGCTGGTTCTGGGGCACCTGCTGGGGGCGATGGTGTGGGCGGGTGGGCATGTGGTGCTGGTGCGGACGGTGCTGCCGCGGGCGCTGCGGGCGCGGGACACGGGGCCGATCCTGGAGTTTGAGCGGGCGTTCGGAAGTCTGGGGCTGGTGGCGTTGGTGGTGCAGCTGGGGACGGGGCTGATGCTGGCGCGGCATTGGCTGGGCGGTGATTGGGGGCGGCTTCTCTCAGAGCCCGGCACGGTGGAGCGGTTGATCCTGATGAAGGCGGGGATGCTGGTGGCCAGCGTCGGGGTGAGCGGGTTTGCGCACCGGCGCCTGCTGCCGCGGTTGAGCGGGGAGAATCTGCGAGGCTTCGCGCGGTTTGCGTGGTTCACCACCCTGCTGGCGGTGGGGATGGTGGTGGCGGGGGCGTGCGTGCGGCTAGGGGGGCTGCCGTGAGGGGTACAGTTCTCCAGAATCCACGGAAGGGACTCCATGATTTCGCAGACCACCGAGTATGCCCTCCGCGCCATGGTGCACCTGGCAGCGCTGCAGCCGGGCACGACCGTGAACAGCGAGGTGCTCGCAACGTGCACGAAGGTGCCGCAGGGGTATCTGTCGAAGATCCTGCGGGACCTGGTGGTGGCGGAACTGATCACGTCGCAGCGGGGGCCCAATGGCGGGTTTGCGCTTGCGCGCGGGGCGGGCGAGGTTTCGATGCTGGATGTGGTGAACGCGGTGGACCCGATCCAGCGGATCAGGAAGTGCCCGATCGGGAACCCGGCGCACCTGAACCTGTGCCCGCTGCACCGTCGGATCGATGATGCGCTGGACCAGATCGAGCAGAGGTTTCGGGAGACGCTGCTGTCGGAACTCCTGAGCGAGCCGCCGGTGGCGGGGGCGCGGTGCATGGGCGTGGCCGCGACCGTGACGCACAGGGGACGGACGGTCGACGATCGGCCGAAGCGCGGGCCGGCTGGGAAGCGGTGAGGCGGCTCTTTCAGACCGCGCGCTGGAAGGCGAAGTGGGCGGCGCCGACGCAGCCGGCGTCGTCGCCCAGGGCGCTCTGAACGATCTTCACACCCTGGCAGCGGTCGGGGAAGATGGTCTTGCGTGCCGCCTGACGCACCAGCGAGAGGAAGCCGCCACCGAGCGCTTCGGTGAAGCCGCCGCCGACAACGACGCGCCCGACCGAGAGCAGTGTGACGGTGCCGCCGATGGCGGTGCCGAGCACCTGCGCTGCGTGCTCGATGACCTCGACCGCGAGCGGGTCTTTGGCGCGCCAGGCCTTGGCGAGGACCTTCGAGTCGATCTCCTCGGTCTCTCCCTTCTTGAGCTTGGTAGCGTCGCCGCCGATGAGCTTGGTGATCAGGCTCTCTCGCCCGCTGCGGATGAGGCGCTCGAGGGTCTCGGCCACGCCGGTGCGGGAGCAGACCTGCTCGAGCGAGCCCGCTCCGGGCGGGGCCCAGGGGAGGACGACGCCGCGTCCGATCTCGCCGGCGGTGCGGAAGTGGCCGTGGTAAACCTCGCCATTGAGGATGAGGCCGCCGCCCAGGCCGGTGCCGAGCCAGACGCCGAGAAGGTCGCGGGCGTTCTCGCCGGCGCCGTAGAGGTTCTCGCCAAGCACCGCGAGGGTGACGTCGTTGTCGACCGCGACGGGGACGCCGAGGCGCTTACGGAGGATCGAGCGGAGCTGCACGTCGCGCCAGCCGAGGTTCACGGCCTCGAGCACGACGCCGTGCTCGGCGTCGACCGCGCCGGGCGCGCCGACGCCGACGCACGCGAGGCGGTTGGTGCCGGTCCCAGCTTCGGCGCAGGCTTCGCTGAGTGCGCCGAGGGCGCGGACCAGGACGGACTCCTGGCCTTCGTGGGCGTCGGTCTTGACCGACGCGCGGCCGCGGACGTTTCCCTTGCGGTCAACAATGGCGACCTTGATGCCGGTGCCGCCGATGTCGATGCCGCCGGCGAGGGTGGAGCGGGCGCGTGCGGTTTTCCTGGCCATGCGGGCACAGTGTGCCGCGCAGGGATGAGGGCGGATTCAGCGGCTCGTGCGATCGGAGGCTTGGCGATGAGTCTCAACCGCCGGGGGCGGAGGGCTGCTTGGTTGGCTGGGCCGCGGGCTGCTGGTTCTTTGGGTCGCTCACGCCCTGCACGGGCTGCACGGGGATGTTGACGGGCGGCGGCGCGGGGGCGCGGAGTTTCAAGGCCGCGGCCTGGGCCTGGCGGGAGAACTCGATGGATTCGCCGAGGATGGTGGAGGCTTCCTGGTCGGCGTGGAAGCCGGCGCTGTTCTCGCTCTGGATGAAGTCCAGCCGCCACATCGCCCGCTTCTGGAGGTCGTAGATGGGCGCGAGTGCCTGGTCGCTGGCGCCCGCTGCCTTGGCCTCGCGGATGGCGTCGAGCATCTCGGTCATGGCCTTGGCGGCGACTTCCATGAGGTGGTTGGTGCGGTTCTGGATGGCCGCGACCTTGTCGCGCAGCTCCGCCTCGGGCACGTTGTGGCAGGTCTGGCAGGCGTTGTTGATGTTGAGCAGGGGGCTGCGAACCCAGTGACTGCTGACCTTCATGGCTCCGGTGCGCTCGTAGGGCATGTGGCAGTCGGCGCAGGCGACGCCGCTGCGGGCGTGAACGCCCTGGGACCAGAGCTCGAACTCGGGGTGCTGGGCCTTGAGAACGTGTGCGCCGGTCTCGCCGTGGGCGTAGTCGTAGAAGGGGGTGCCGTCGGGGAACTTGTGCTGGTCGTAGAAGGCCTCGATCTGGCCGGCCTTGAGGCCGTTGTGCCAGGGGAAGAGGAGGACCTCCTTGGGGCCGCAGTAGTACTCGACGTGGCACTGCCCGCAGACGAAGGAGCGCATCTCCTGGCGGGTGGCGTCGGTGTTGGGGTCGTAGTCCTTCGACTTGCTGCCCTTGCGCCAGCGCTCGACACTGGGCAGGTGGGGCACGGGGTCGTCGCTCTTCGCGAGGTTGGCAATGCCGATCACGAAGCCCGGGCGCGTGACGCGCAGGTGCATGGACTGGGGGTCGTGGCAGTCGATGCAGCTGACGGGGTGAGCGTCGCCGATGTGGTGGGCGTCGGGGGCGGGCACAGGGCCGGACTTGGTGGCGGGGGTGGTGACGGGCTGCCCGCCGGGGAACGTGGGCGCTCCCCCACTGCTGCTGCCGGCGCCGGGGCCGCTGCCGTCGGGGGTCTTGAAGAGCTCGGCGTGGGCCGCGGAGTACTCCATCAGGCTGAGCTTTTTGAACCCTTCCATGACGGCGGGCCAGTTGAAGCCGGCTGCGAGGGCGTTCGCGTCGGCGGTCTGGCCCATGGACTCCAGGCCGATGCGGCGCCACGTGGTGGTTGCGGAGGCGTGGCAGTGGAGGCAGGCGCCGACCTGGGGCTTCTTGACGACGCGCTCGGTGACCTCCTGGTCGTAGAGCATGTAGGCGTGGCCGCGGGCTTCGCGGTAGTCGATGCTGAAGGCGTAGCCGGCGTAGAGGCGCTTGAGCCAGGGGTGGGACTCGAGCTTGCTCATGGGCATGGCGGAGGAGCCGCCGAACTGGGTCTCGGAGTCGTCGACGGTGCGGCGGTAGGTGTCGAACTGGCGCGGCCAGTTGGCGCCCCAGGGGGCGGGGTCGGTGGAGACCTCGTTGACGTCAACGACGCGCACGAAGGGGCGGCGCGACTCCTGCTTGTGCTCGAACATGGTGACCAGGGTGAAGGTCACGGCGAGGGTGGTGATCGCCGCCACGGCGAGGACCAGGCCCATGATGACCAGGCGTTTTTTGCGGCTGACTTCTTCGGCCATGTTGAACCTCTACTCGGTGAAGCGGTCGTTGCCCCGCCCGGAGCGGGCCTTGTGGGCGTGGCCCACGTCGCTGTGGCAGTGGATACAGGAGGGGGCTTCCTCGTCAACGTCGTCGGCCCCGACCGCGACCATCTGGTGGACGATGTCGTCGTGGCAGCTGAGGCATGCGCCCTGCGTGACCTTGCGGTTGCGCTTCTTGATCTGGATGGGATCGTGGTAATCGCCGGTGGTGAAGGCAAGGGAGTGCCAGAAGCCGTTGTCGCTCTTGACGTACATCTTGCCGGGCAGGTTGTGGGGCAGGTGGCAGTCGTTGCAGGTGGCGACGTGCTTGTGGCTGGAGCCCTGCCAGGTGTCGTAGTGCTCCTGCATCACGTGGCAGTTGGCGCACGCAGCGGGGTCGTTGGTGAGGTAGGCCCAGCCCTTGCCGTAACCGAAGGTGAAGGCGCCAACGCCGCCGAGAATGCCGAAGACGAGGGCGATGGCGAGGGGGAGCAGACCGATGCGCGCGATGGCGGTGCCGAGGCCGTGTTTGCGCGGGGAGTCGGGAGCTGGGCTGGGGGCAACGGGCTCGGCCAATGGGGGCACCCCTTCGAGTGCTCGAATGTACCGAGGCGCCAGAGGGTTCGCCAGTCGGGGTGGCGTGAAGGGCCTTTCAGAGCGCGGGGTTGCGCGGGCGAGCCAGGGCAAGCGAGGCAAGGCCGACGTTGAGAAGGACGAAAGCGAGGAGCCAGAAGGCCGCGGAGTCCATGAAGCCGTAGGAGTGCAGGCCGACGCCGAGCATGTTGGTGCCGAACCAGCTCCATGCGACAACGATGTTGCCCAGCACGGCGAGAGCGGCGATGCCGGGTGCGCGGACCAGGCCGCCCCAGCGGGCGTGGAGGATGACGGCGTTGATGAGGACGACGAGGGCCGCGCCGTTTTCCTTGGGGTCCCAGCCCCAGAAGCGGCCCCAGGACTGGTCGGCCCAGATGCCGCCGAGGACGGTGCCGATGAAGCTGAGGAGGGTGGCGAAGCAGACGACGGCGTAGGTCATTGAGGCGAGGGGGCGGGCACGCTGCTCGGTGAAGGTGCGCGAGGTGGCGCGGATGAGGAGGTAAGTCGCGCCGAGCAGGCCCGCGAAGAGAGAGGCGGAGTAGCCGAGGGTGATGGTGACGACGTGGGTGGCGAGCCAGAAGTTGGTGTCGAGCACGGCCTGCATGACGCCCATGGTGTCGCCGTCCTGGCCCAGGTTGTGGGCGACGATGAGGGTGCAGAATCCGATGGAGCTGGCAGCAAGGGCGGAGAGGGCGATGGGGAACCAGCGCTCGAGCAGAAGGCCCAGGCCCACGGCCGCCCAGCCGACGAAGACGGCCGAGGAGTAGAGGTTGGTGACTGGCGGGCGGCCCTGAAGGTACATGCGGGTGATGAGCGCGGCGGTGTGGATGAGGAGCGCACCGGCGATGAGGCCGACGCTGATGGTGCGGCAACGCTCGCCCGTGGGGCCGTTGCGGTTGCGCAGGAGCAGAGCGGCGCACAGGACAAGAAAGGCGAGGACGTACACGACAGAAGCGCCGAGGAAGGGTTGGGCGCGGTTGAACCAGAGCTCCAGGCGAGCCTTCGTGGACGCCCCGGGCGCCCCGGCATCGACGATGCTCGCGTGCTCGGCGAGGACGGTGTCCAGCGTCGACTGATTCGAGTCGTGGTACGCGGCCATGACGCGGGCGATGGTGGCGGCACCGGCGCCCTCGGGGCGGTTCAGGCGGGCGTCCTGGAAGCCAACGTGGAAGGGACGCCACTCGCCGCCCGGCGCGGCCGGCGGGACCCAGTAGGGAGAGCCCATGCGGGCGATGGTGAGGAGCTCGGCAACACTGCCGAAGAGTTTGACAAGGGCGCGGTGGTAAGGGTCGCGCTGCTTGGGCGGGAGGGCCATGGCCTTGTCAGCCTGCTCGCCGATGGTGGGCCAGTGCGGCTCGATCTGCACGAGGGAAAGTCGCGCGGGCTTGGTGGGGTCGGCGCCCAGCAGAGTGAGGAGGTCGGGATGATCGACCTTGACCACCGGGACGTCCTTCACGCGCTCGGGGCGGGCGATCAGGTCCAAGACATAGGCCGTGGCGGCGTACTCGCGGTCGCTGTCGCGGAGGGTCTGGCGGCCGCTGGCCGCGAGCACGGCCGCGCGGGCGTGGGTGTCGAAGGGTTTGGTGCGGCCGCCCGAAGACACGGGCACGGCGGCGACCGCGGAGATGTCAAGGTCGTGCGCGGGTTGCGGGCGGGCCGCGGGGGAGAGGGCGAGCGCAGCGCCGATGAGTGCCGCGGCGATGGGCAGAGCGGGGAAGCGGCGTTGCTCGGTGGTTCCTGCGTTCGGGGCTGGCGCCCGCCGGCGGTTCATGAAGGTGGCGAGACCGATCGTGAAGTGCACGATGAGGCCTGCGCCCACCATCACGCACGAGAGGTATGGCAGCAGCCAGCCGGGGTTGCGAACGACCTGCAGGACGGTGCCGGTGTTGTCGGGTTTGAAGGACGCCTGGTAGAAGGTCTCGCCCTCGTAGCGGAGGGGCTGGTTCATGGAAATGAGGGCCTCGCGCTCCACGGCGCGGGAGGGGTCGACTAGGCGGACGTGGCTGGAGAAGTTGCGGGCGATCTCCGTGCCGGTGAACTTGTCGTGGCTGAAGTCGAGCAGGTGGAGCGTGTAGGGCTTGTAGGTGCGGGTGAAGCGGAGAGCGACGTGGTAGGTGCGGCCACCGGCGGTGATGGGCTGGGGGTTCAGAAGGTTGGCGGAAACGAGATAGACGCCGAGGTCCTGGTTGGCATGCCAGAGCTGGACGTAGGCGGAGGGGAGGTCGCTTTCAGCGCCGTCAACGCCGCGGGCGGGGGGGCGGGCGATGGGGCGGAGGCGCTGAGCGAGGCCGCGGTGGGATGGGTCGGGCGTGTCGTTCGCAACGAGGCCGGAGTTTGGGAGCCAGGAGACGACGGTGATGGAGAAGGGGAGGTCGGGGTGAGTGATGGAGTCGCGGCGTGCGGCGTGGCGCTCGAGGAGGTGCTGGGGGATGACGGTGACGCGGTCCTGTGTCGGGTCGCTGGGGTCGATGATGGCGAGTTCGACGGAGCGGACGTCCTCGATGTAGCTGCTGGAGGCGCCCTCGTCGATGCGCATGACGCCCTCGCGGGCGGTGAACGCGGTGACGAACTCCCCCAGGAGCAGGACGATGAGACCGGCGTGGAGCAGGATGACGCCGCTGCGGCGGGCGGTGAGCTTGAAGCGGAGGGCGTGGGCGGCGAGCAGATTGACGAGCATTGCGCCGGCGATGAACAGGCCGCCGGGGATTGGGAACGAAAGATTAAGGTTGCTGAACGCGCGCGGGACGAAGAGGCTGAGGGGGATCCAGGCAAGGGCGCTGCGGAAGTAGGTGTCCACCACGTGCCAGATGCCCTGGTTGGTCTGGGCCAGTGTGCCGGCGAAGATGAGGACCATCGCCATCGCGAGCAGGGCGACGGTGAGGCGGAGGGACGCGAACGCCGCGAGTGCGCGGCGGGCGAGGGTCACTCCTTCCCCCACTGCTCCGCGATCGCGTGGGCGAATGACTTGAAGGCGGGCTCGTGCTGGTCGGCGGCGGCGGGAGCGCCGGTGGCCTTGAGGAAGCGGGTGCGGTTGAGCTTGGGGTGGTGGAGGATGGCGCCGAGCATGTGCTGGCTCGGGCCCCGGAGACGGAGGAGGTGGACAGTGACATCGTCGTGCTGAGTGGCAGGCGACTCGGCCTGGAAGGCCTCGAGGGTGGTGGGCTCCAGGCCGACCTGGCCGCGCCAGCGGTTGACGTTGGCAAGGAGGCCGCCGGTGTCACCGGGGAACTCGGAGAGGGCAACCTCAAGGGGGTTGTCGGGGCCGGCGCGGAAGGTGGCCAGGCGCATCTGGCGTGGCATGGGGTCGAGTGTCCAGCCCTGCGGGGTCGGCCAGGAGGTGGTGCCGGCGGCGGCGGGCGCGGGGGGTGCCGGTGCGACGTGCGGGCGCGGGGCGGGTGTCGTCGGCTGCGCGGGGGCGGACGACTGCTTGGGGACGGTGTAGGTGTTGACGGCGGGCTTTTCGCAGGCGGTGAGGAGGAGGGCGGCGGAGGTCGTGCAGATGAGGAAGGCGCGGTTCATGGGGGATTGGTAGGCAGGGTGGAATGAGAAAAGGCCCGCGTCGGAGGACGCGGGCCCTTTGTGCAGGTGGAGGAAGGAAAAAGCCCAGGGATCTTAATCCCTGGGCTTTGGATGTCGGAGTCTTGCTTGATCAGACGGTCGCGGGGGCGGGCTTGTCGCCGGCAGCGGCGATGATGCGGTCCTTGACGGTCTCGAAGTTGCGCATGGAGTAGAGGTGGAGGTAGAGGAGCTCGAGCTCGTCATTCTTGGCCATCGTGGTCAGGGCGTCGGCGGGGAGGTTGCGGAGCTTGTTGCGGCTGATGGCGTGGAAGCCGCTGAGGGTCATCTTGGCGCCGGCGGGGGTGGTGACCTGGGCCTGCATGGGCTCGAGGATGTTGAGGTCCTTGATGCGCTTGCAGAAGGCGCGGGTGCGCTCGTACTGGGCCTGGTACTCCTGGAGGAACTTGAGCACGCCCTCGAGGTAGGCCGTGGGCTTGCCGTCTTCGTTGAAGAAGCGCTGGCCCTTGCCGTCCTGGTTGAGGCCGGGGTAGGACTCGTCGATG from Phycisphaerales bacterium harbors:
- a CDS encoding nitrous oxide reductase accessory protein NosL — translated: MNRVTLGVLLCVGAWVLPSCVKNDADGPPNLRLGRDECVECGMIINEDRCSSAMVVNNEGVKEARLFDDIGCMLDYAHEHADKAEPAGFVHDHGTRGWVKMDQAWFVLADEEKLKTPMGSGLVAFAGREEAEKAAAAHGGTVMEYAKLSAARRAWMEARYGSPERAPAGGATGGGK
- the ric gene encoding iron-sulfur cluster repair di-iron protein codes for the protein MNARTDCTLTLGQLAATRAGAIPVFERYGLDYCCGGGRTLREACAAAELSPDAVVQAIHDEEQEHRGIPRERPWTDATMTELADHIERTHHAFVRDALARLANIMPRVVAAHGKSNPALAELAAVYGQFAEEMRDHMVREERVLFPWLRRLERPTEVQSGPPWSVRRPISCMVHDHDDAGAALARMRELTGNYTPPEGACATYRSMLSTLEALERDTHEHIHKENNILFPAGVRAEDEVAARAAARAGGKGAST
- a CDS encoding SapC family protein; its protein translation is MSKQLLIYKSAVPISSARHKEYAVEPSGGYGFSAGINAVPLTAVEFLPAASEYAIVFTIAGDEVTPAVVLGIKSDENLYLNADSTWKARYVPAFVRRYPFVFAASQDNKTLTLCIDESYPGLNQDGKGQRFFNEDGKPTAYLEGVLKFLQEYQAQYERTRAFCKRIKDLNILEPMQAQVTTPAGAKMTLSGFHAISRNKLRNLPADALTTMAKNDELELLYLHLYSMRNFETVKDRIIAAAGDKPAPATV
- a CDS encoding ammonia-forming cytochrome c nitrite reductase subunit c552 codes for the protein MAEEVSRKKRLVIMGLVLAVAAITTLAVTFTLVTMFEHKQESRRPFVRVVDVNEVSTDPAPWGANWPRQFDTYRRTVDDSETQFGGSSAMPMSKLESHPWLKRLYAGYAFSIDYREARGHAYMLYDQEVTERVVKKPQVGACLHCHASATTTWRRIGLESMGQTADANALAAGFNWPAVMEGFKKLSLMEYSAAHAELFKTPDGSGPGAGSSSGGAPTFPGGQPVTTPATKSGPVPAPDAHHIGDAHPVSCIDCHDPQSMHLRVTRPGFVIGIANLAKSDDPVPHLPSVERWRKGSKSKDYDPNTDATRQEMRSFVCGQCHVEYYCGPKEVLLFPWHNGLKAGQIEAFYDQHKFPDGTPFYDYAHGETGAHVLKAQHPEFELWSQGVHARSGVACADCHMPYERTGAMKVSSHWVRSPLLNINNACQTCHNVPEAELRDKVAAIQNRTNHLMEVAAKAMTEMLDAIREAKAAGASDQALAPIYDLQKRAMWRLDFIQSENSAGFHADQEASTILGESIEFSRQAQAAALKLRAPAPPPVNIPVQPVQGVSDPKNQQPAAQPTKQPSAPGG
- a CDS encoding Rrf2 family transcriptional regulator; translated protein: MISQTTEYALRAMVHLAALQPGTTVNSEVLATCTKVPQGYLSKILRDLVVAELITSQRGPNGGFALARGAGEVSMLDVVNAVDPIQRIRKCPIGNPAHLNLCPLHRRIDDALDQIEQRFRETLLSELLSEPPVAGARCMGVAATVTHRGRTVDDRPKRGPAGKR
- a CDS encoding ROK family protein; this translates as MARKTARARSTLAGGIDIGGTGIKVAIVDRKGNVRGRASVKTDAHEGQESVLVRALGALSEACAEAGTGTNRLACVGVGAPGAVDAEHGVVLEAVNLGWRDVQLRSILRKRLGVPVAVDNDVTLAVLGENLYGAGENARDLLGVWLGTGLGGGLILNGEVYHGHFRTAGEIGRGVVLPWAPPGAGSLEQVCSRTGVAETLERLIRSGRESLITKLIGGDATKLKKGETEEIDSKVLAKAWRAKDPLAVEVIEHAAQVLGTAIGGTVTLLSVGRVVVGGGFTEALGGGFLSLVRQAARKTIFPDRCQGVKIVQSALGDDAGCVGAAHFAFQRAV
- the ccsA gene encoding cytochrome c biogenesis protein CcsA, producing the protein MTLARRALAAFASLRLTVALLAMAMVLIFAGTLAQTNQGIWHVVDTYFRSALAWIPLSLFVPRAFSNLNLSFPIPGGLFIAGAMLVNLLAAHALRFKLTARRSGVILLHAGLIVLLLGEFVTAFTAREGVMRIDEGASSSYIEDVRSVELAIIDPSDPTQDRVTVIPQHLLERHAARRDSITHPDLPFSITVVSWLPNSGLVANDTPDPSHRGLAQRLRPIARPPARGVDGAESDLPSAYVQLWHANQDLGVYLVSANLLNPQPITAGGRTYHVALRFTRTYKPYTLHLLDFSHDKFTGTEIARNFSSHVRLVDPSRAVEREALISMNQPLRYEGETFYQASFKPDNTGTVLQVVRNPGWLLPYLSCVMVGAGLIVHFTIGLATFMNRRRAPAPNAGTTEQRRFPALPIAAALIGAALALSPAARPQPAHDLDISAVAAVPVSSGGRTKPFDTHARAAVLAASGRQTLRDSDREYAATAYVLDLIARPERVKDVPVVKVDHPDLLTLLGADPTKPARLSLVQIEPHWPTIGEQADKAMALPPKQRDPYHRALVKLFGSVAELLTIARMGSPYWVPPAAPGGEWRPFHVGFQDARLNRPEGAGAATIARVMAAYHDSNQSTLDTVLAEHASIVDAGAPGASTKARLELWFNRAQPFLGASVVYVLAFLVLCAALLLRNRNGPTGERCRTISVGLIAGALLIHTAALITRMYLQGRPPVTNLYSSAVFVGWAAVGLGLLLERWFPIALSALAASSIGFCTLIVAHNLGQDGDTMGVMQAVLDTNFWLATHVVTITLGYSASLFAGLLGATYLLIRATSRTFTEQRARPLASMTYAVVCFATLLSFIGTVLGGIWADQSWGRFWGWDPKENGAALVVLINAVILHARWGGLVRAPGIAALAVLGNIVVAWSWFGTNMLGVGLHSYGFMDSAAFWLLAFVLLNVGLASLALARPRNPAL
- the nrfH gene encoding cytochrome c nitrite reductase small subunit, coding for MAEPVAPSPAPDSPRKHGLGTAIARIGLLPLAIALVFGILGGVGAFTFGYGKGWAYLTNDPAACANCHVMQEHYDTWQGSSHKHVATCNDCHLPHNLPGKMYVKSDNGFWHSLAFTTGDYHDPIQIKKRNRKVTQGACLSCHDDIVHQMVAVGADDVDEEAPSCIHCHSDVGHAHKARSGRGNDRFTE
- a CDS encoding ABC transporter permease subunit, which encodes MMALTKLELDVDGLAAPGAARNVLTIAGRELREAVRSRWFLLYTVAFAALGLGISYVSAAGAGGAGLAGFGRTTAGLINLVLLVSPLMALTAGAGSIAGDRERGMLSYLLSQPVTRTELMFGKYLGLAGALLACLCLGLGTCAAVLALKGEATRPASIVWLAGLAFALSMSMLSVGMLISVLARKASVAVGTAIFAWLTLVFVTDLGLMAGTMALKLRIEQLFTLSLVNPLQVFKMWSLHAVDATLDVLGPAGLYAAEEYGSRLHAIFGGCLGAWIVLPLVVSAVIFSRRSPL